CGCCCGGCGCACATACTGTCCCGCCGCCCGCACTGAATCCTTCAGATCAATTCCGCGCGCCAGGTTGCACGCCAGCGCCGTCGCAAACGCGCACCCCGTGCCGTGGGTTGCGTTGGACTCGATCCGCTTCCCCGCAAACTCCATCTGTTTTCGCCCGACGCTCAGCAAATCCACCGGCTCCTTCAGGTGCCCGCCCGTAATCACGACCGCCCGTGCTCCCATTTCCTGCAGCTTCGCCGCCGCCTTCTTCATCCCAAACAGGCTTTGTACCTTCACTCCACTGAGCGCTGCCGCTTCCTCCATATTTGGGGTCACCACGTCCGCCAGTTGGATCAGCCTGGTCCGCACCACCTCGATTCCCCGCTCATCCAGCAAATCCGTCCCCGACGACGACCGCAAAATCGGGTCCAGCACCACCCACGGTGCCCCATATCTGCCCGAATTTGGCAGAGGTGGGTCGGGCACATTTTGAAGCCGCGCTCGCCCCAGAAACTCCGCCACCGCCTCCGCCACCTCCCCTGAGGCCAGCATCCCGATTCTGACCGCCGACACCCCAATGTCGTTCGCCAGCTCTTCCAACGTTTCCGCCACCAGCCGCCCCTCCACCGCCTGCACCCGCCGCACCCCCTGGGTGGACTGCACCGTCAATGCCGTTATGCACGTCACCCCAAAGCACCCGTGGGCGGCAATGGTCTTGATGTCGGCCGTGACGCCCGCTCCCGACGACGGGTCATAGCCGGCTATGCTTAGCACCGTTGGCCTCGACTCTGGCATGGCAGGAGTCTACACGAAGGTCACGGTACTAACATGCGTATCAATTTGACACACAACCGAAATCGCTCTTAACCCGTCAACTACCCCTCAAATCCACACTTCTAAGTCCTAGACAGCAGGGGGAATCAGACTAGTACCCTCCCAGGAGCCCTCCTGCGCCCGCCGCCTCGTCGCCGCCGCTAAGTCTCAAGAGGGAACACCGTGGCCCGGATTGCCGGGTCCCCGGGTTGACATTCCCCCCTGGTCTGCTAGCCTTTGACGATCGTTTCTCGGGGGAGGGACGACTATAGAACGCACGAGGTGACAATGCGACGAGTACTGTCCAACATCCTGGTGGTCGTAGTTTTGATCACCGGCCTGGAGGCGGCATCCCGGAACAACACGCACCCCATAGAGTACGTTCAGAGTAACACCGCCTCCAGACTCCGGCCGAACCCGCAGAAGCCCTATCAGGTAGGCACCGCCTCCTGGTACGGACGCTACTTCCACGGCAAGGCCACCGCCAGCGGCGAACCCTTTAACATGTATCAGTTCACCGCGGCCCACCGGCATCTGCCCCTGGGCACCATGGTCCAGGTCACCAACCTGAGGAACGGCGAAACCGTCGTCGTCCGGGTCAATGACCGCGGCCCCATGCCCAAGTCCCGGATCATCGACCTGTCCTACGGGGCGGCTCGCACGATCGGGCTTAGCGGCCATGGCGTCGAGCCTGTAAGGCTCGATATTCTGGAGCCAGCCCCGGAAATCGCACAAAACGAGGCCTTTTTGCCTTAAACTGACGGCATGCCTGACGCCCGTGAGCGCCTGATCGTTGCCCTTGACGTTCCCAATGCCCCCGAGGCACGTAGAATCGTGGCAGCGATCGGCGACTCGGCCCAGATTTATAAGGTAGGCAAGCAGCTATTCACGGCCGAAGGCCCACAGGTCGTCCGCGACCTGGTGGCCTCCGGCCGTGACGTCTTTCTCGACCTCAAGTACCACGACATCCCCAATACCGTCGCCGGCGCCGTCCGCCAAGCCGCCCAACTCGGCGTCCGCATGCTGACCGTCCATGCCTCCGGCGGGCTCAGGATGCTCCGGGCTGCCGTCGAGGCTGCCTCGGTGCCCCACATCTGCCCTCCTTTGGCAGATGTGGGTTCCGCCTCTGGGGGTGGCCCACCCTTGTCTCGCCCGGGGGAGCCTGCCCCGAAGCGTAGAGAGGGGGAGGGACAGGGTGGGGTAGTTTCGTCCCGGCCCCTAATCCTGGC
The Terriglobia bacterium genome window above contains:
- the thiD gene encoding bifunctional hydroxymethylpyrimidine kinase/phosphomethylpyrimidine kinase, encoding MPESRPTVLSIAGYDPSSGAGVTADIKTIAAHGCFGVTCITALTVQSTQGVRRVQAVEGRLVAETLEELANDIGVSAVRIGMLASGEVAEAVAEFLGRARLQNVPDPPLPNSGRYGAPWVVLDPILRSSSGTDLLDERGIEVVRTRLIQLADVVTPNMEEAAALSGVKVQSLFGMKKAAAKLQEMGARAVVITGGHLKEPVDLLSVGRKQMEFAGKRIESNATHGTGCAFATALACNLARGIDLKDSVRAAGQYVRRAIARAYPVGRGKGPINHLYGMREA
- a CDS encoding orotidine 5'-phosphate decarboxylase, whose protein sequence is MPDARERLIVALDVPNAPEARRIVAAIGDSAQIYKVGKQLFTAEGPQVVRDLVASGRDVFLDLKYHDIPNTVAGAVRQAAQLGVRMLTVHASGGLRMLRAAVEAASVPHICPPLADVGSASGGGPPLSRPGEPAPKRREGEGQGGVVSSRPLILAVTVLTSLNDDDLQEIGVSGRVVDQALRLAVLARTAGCDGVVTSAREVREIRRELGPGFVIVTPGIRPAGTAQQDQERSATPTEAITGGASHIVVGRPITAAADPPAAARRILDEITAACAVTV
- a CDS encoding septal ring lytic transglycosylase RlpA family protein; this translates as MRRVLSNILVVVVLITGLEAASRNNTHPIEYVQSNTASRLRPNPQKPYQVGTASWYGRYFHGKATASGEPFNMYQFTAAHRHLPLGTMVQVTNLRNGETVVVRVNDRGPMPKSRIIDLSYGAARTIGLSGHGVEPVRLDILEPAPEIAQNEAFLP